The following proteins are encoded in a genomic region of Glycine soja cultivar W05 chromosome 17, ASM419377v2, whole genome shotgun sequence:
- the LOC114392329 gene encoding sucrose nonfermenting 4-like protein, protein MFSPSMDSARDASGVAGTVLIPMRFVWPYGGRSVYLSGSFTRWSELLQMSPVEGCPTVFQVIHSLVPGHHQYKFFVDGEWRHDDLQPCESGEYGIVNTVSLATDPNILPVLTPDIVSGSNMDVDNEAFRRMVRLTDGTLSNVLLPRISDVDIQTSRQRISAFLSMSTAYELLPESGKVVTLDVDLPVKQAFHILHEQGIPIAPLWDICKGQFVGVLSALDFILILRELGNHGSNLTEEELETHTISAWKGGKWTGFTQCFIRAGPYDNLKEIAVKILQHGISTVPIIHSEDGSFPQLLHLASLSGILKCICRYFRNCSSSLPILQLPICAIPVGTWVPKIGESNRRPLAMLRPNASLTSALNLLVQAQVSSIPIVDDSDSLLDIYCRSDITALAKDRTYTHINLDEMTVHQALQLGQDSYNTYELSCQRCQMCLRTDSLHKVMERLASPGVRRLVIVEAGSKRVEGIIALSDIFNFFLGYNS, encoded by the exons ATGTTCAGTCCAAGCATGGATTCTGCAAGGGATGCGAGTGGTGTGGCAGGGACCGTGCTAATTCCCATGCGGTTTGTGTGGCCGTACGGGGGAAGAAGTGTGTATCTAAGTGGTTCTTTCACGCG GTGGTCTGAACTTCTACAAATGTCGCCTGTGGAAGGCTGCCCAACTGTGTTTCAAGTTATTCATAGCTTGGTACCTGGTCATCATCAG TACAAGTTTTTTGTTGATGGAGAATGGCGGCATGATGACCTTCAACCTTGTGAATCTGGAGAATATGGGATTGTTAACACTGTTTCATTGGCTACTGATCCTAATATTTTACCTGTTTTAACTCCAGACATAGTTTCTGGATCTAACATGGATGTCGACAACGAGGCTTTTCGACGCATG GTCCGATTGACAGATGGTACATTAAGTAATGTGTTATTGCCAAGAATATCTGATGTTGATATACAGACCTCTCGTCAGCGTATTTCTGCATTCCTATCTATGAGTACAGCATATGAATTACTTCCTGAGTCAGGCAAG GTTGTTACCTTGGATGTTGATCTGCCTGTGAAACAGGCATTTCACATACTGCATGAGCAG GGAATTCCCATTGCTCCTCTCTGGGACATCTGCAAGGGGCAGTTTGTTGGAGTTCTTAGTGccttggattttattttaattttaagagag CTCGGAAATCATGGGTCCAATCTAACAGAAGAGGAGCTTGAAACACATACCATATCAGCTTGGAAAGGAGGAAAATGGACAGGATTTACACAATGTTTTATCCGT GCAGGGCCATACGATAATTTGAAAGAGATTGCTGTGAAGATCCTGCAACATGGAATTTCAACAGTTCCTATTATTCATTCAGAAGATGGTTCATTTCCACAGCTACTACATCTTGCTTCACTTTCAGGAATCCTTAAAT GCATTTGCAGGTATTTTAGGAATTGTTCTAGTTCATTGCCTATACTTCAACTTCCAATTTGTGCAATCCCTGTGGGCACGTGGGTGCCCAAAATTGGGGAGTCAAATCGCCGGCCTCTAGCAATGTTGAGACCAAATGCTTCACTTACTTCAGCCCTAAACTTATTAGTTCAAG CTCAAGTAAGTTCAATACCAATAGTTGATGATAGTGACTCATTACTGGATATTTATTGTCGAAG TGATATAACAGCTTTGGCAAAGGACAGAACTTATACCCATATTAATCTTGATGAAATGACTGTTCATCAG GCATTGCAATTGGGCCAGGATTCTTATAATACTTATGAGCTGAGTTGTCAAAGATGTCAGATGTGTTTGCGAACTGATTCTCTGCATAAAGTGATGGAACGTTTGGCAAGTCCAG GTGTGAGGCGGCTTGTAATTGTGGAAGCTGGCAGCAAGCGCGTAGAAGGCATCATAGCACTGAGTGACATATTCAACTTCTTCCTTGGTTATAACAGTTAG